A window of Fragaria vesca subsp. vesca linkage group LG7, FraVesHawaii_1.0, whole genome shotgun sequence contains these coding sequences:
- the LOC101297392 gene encoding uncharacterized protein LOC101297392, with product MAQLIRTEPNHSSTHHHQNVVVMRHGDRIDNFEPRWIKNAARPWDPPLVEEGRVRAFCTGAKLRSDLGFPVHRVFVSPFIRCVETAVQVVTALAAIETPSLGKYGQPLPVDPSKLKVSIEYGLCEMLNKEAIRGDVAPKDGNWGFNIPELEAKFPEGMVDRTVERVYKELPQWGESVMDARSRYANVVQALADKYPTENLLLVTHGEGVGTSITAFLEGATVYEAEYCAYSKLRRPINDQSPTAGKFEVLTNIGQTGLSYSLSL from the exons ATGGCCCAGCTCATCCGCACCGAACCCAACCACTCCTCCACCCACCACCACCAAAACGTCGTCGTCATGCGCCACGGCGACCGCATCGACAACTTCGAGCCCCGCTGGATCAAAAACGCCGCTCGTCCCTGGGACCCACCTCTCGTCGAGGAGGGCCGCGTCCGCGCCTTCTGCACCGGCGCCAAGCTCCGGTCCGATCTCGGCTTCCCCGTTCACCGTGTCTTCGTTTCTCCCTTCATCCGCTGCGTCGAGACCGCCGTCCAGGTCGTCACCGCGCTCGCCGCTATCGAGACGCCGTCGTTGGGAAAATACGGTCAACCCCTCCCTGTTGATCCCTCCAAGCTAAAG GTGTCAATTGAATATGGCTTGTGTGAGATGCTAAATAAAGAGGCCATTCGAGGTGATGTAGCTCCAAAAGATGGGAATTGGGGTTTCAACATCCCAGAACTTGAAGCCAAGTTCCCAGAAGGTATGGTGGATCGCACCGTGGAAAGAGTCTACAAAGAG TTGCCCCAGTGGGGAGAGAGTGTGATGGATGCAAGGTCAAGGTATGCGAATGTTGTTCAGGCCCTTGCAGATAAATATCCTACTGAAAATTTGCTCCTTGTCACTCACG GTGAAGGAGTCGGAACCTCGATTACTGCGTTCCTGGAGGGAGCCACAGTATATGAAGCAGAGTACTGTGCGTATTCAAAACTACGAAGGCCCATCAATGACCAGTCACCGACTGCTGGAAAGTTTGAGGTATTGACAAATATTGGTCAGACCGGTCTCAGTTACTCTCTTTCATTGTAA
- the LOC101295169 gene encoding uncharacterized protein LOC101295169 yields the protein MPLSAIENWHIGTTRSKRDLPPAHFSLKIQGYSLLPKTEAEKYDSGVFEAGGHKWRLSLHPNETEAGIGYISLYLAIAETDSYPEGWEVYADYKLFVLDHLQKKYLTVQDADGDMKRFHKEKSAWGFAKLITLEAFKNSSNGYLVDDCCEFGAEVFVYSRNSEWESLAMVKEPSDGTFRYEMENFSAKTQSSYDSKAFTVGERNWKLRVFPKGNTAQKGKALSLYLQLDDYKSLPPNRAIYVKYKLRILDQVSGKHEQSTGSHWFSSSNSFWGYPIFLTLEKLHDDSNGFIKDDMLIAEIEFLAISVIKVYT from the exons ATGCCTCTTTCTGCAATTGAGAACTGGCATATTG GGACTACAAGATCCAAAAGAGACCTTCCACCAGCTCATTTTTCTTTGAAAATACAAGGCTACTCCTTATTACCAAAGACAGAAGCTGAAAAGTATGATTCCGGTGTTTTTGAAGCCGGAGGCCACAAATG GAGGTTGTCTCTTCACCCAAATGAAACAGAAGCAGGGATTGGCTACATCTCCCTCTACTTGGCCATAGCGGAAACAGATAGTTATCCCGAGGGGTGGGAGGTTTATGCTGACTATAAATTGTTTGTGCTCGATCATTTACAGAAGAAGTATTTAACTGTCCAAG ATGCTGATGGAGATATGAAAAGGTTTCACAAGGAAAAGTCTGCGTGGGGATTTGCAAAGTTAATTACCCTTGAAGCTTTCAAAAATTCTTCCAATGGATATCTTGTTGATGACTGCTGCGAGTTTGGGGCAGAGGTTTTTGTTTATAGTCGCAATAGCGAATGGGAATCTCTTGCCATGGTTAAGGAACCTAGTGATGGTACTTTCCGCTATGAGATGGAAAATTTCTCAGCAAAAACTCAGTCCTCTTACGACTCCAAAGCGTTCACAGTTGGAGAACGAAATTG GAAGCTAAGGGTTTTTCCGAAAGGGAACACTGCTCAGAAAGGCAAAGCATTATCTTTATACTTACAATTGGATGACTACAAGAGCCTTCCACCTAATAGAGCAATATATGTAAAATACAAGCTCCGGATATTGGATCAAGTTAGTGGTAAACATGAACAAAGCACAG GTAGTCACTGGTTTTCTTCCTCAAACAGCTTTTGGGGTTATCCAATCTTTCTGACGTTGGAAAAACTCCATGATGACTCTAATGGGTTCATTAAGGATGATATGTTGATTGCTGAAATTGAATTCCTCGCCATCTCTGTGATTAAGGTTTACACATGA